tttggttcccattgacttacattgtatGGAAACAAATCCAgaggaagtcaatgggaactgaaactgaTTGGTGACTAATCTTCTTCAAAAAAATTTCACTCAAAATTCATTTACACAACAGAAGAAAGGAAAGTCATTCAGGATTGCCATAAAATGCCAGCtaatgataattttcatttttggccaagTGATCACTTTAAGTCTAATCATGTTAAGTTGAAATGACTGGataactgaattattttatttttctaacatgTTGTCTTCAGTTAcgacagtttgtttgtttatatgtagtTTTTTAGCATCACAGTATtactatagtataaatatatgatttaaatcattttttttaacctaaaataaCATGAAACGTGATTGTTACCATTTAAAGCATGTAaaatatgacaaacatttttaaccatttaatttgttttcttttcatactTGATGGATGAGGAATGTGAAGAACTGAGTGAAGCTGAAGAGGAAAGtgaagaagaaaatgaaatgaaaactctttgaatgaaaaacaataaacGTACGTTCTAATAAAATAACGTAagccactaaagggacatggttagcTGTTGGCTAGCGGTAGCCTGTTTATATGTACATTATAGTACATAAGATTTCACTTAGCACATAAACAGAGTAGGGAGAGATGACCAAGGATGATGGAGAATGATTGacagatcctgagcaccactgacaagcATCTGATCTTGTACAGTCTGTAGTAAGTGCTGCCACTGTAGTTTACACAGAGCACGTGCGATCGCACATCTCCAACGTGAAAGAAAAAAGCGATCGTACATTCGCATATCCGCGCATATTAATAGCGGCTCtgtgaaacagccaatcagagcagagcttaACATTATTATTCATGACTCTTCAAAATAAGGTAAAAACAGACCTTTTCATTCTAGGGACAAATCCTagggtttacatttacatttaatcatttagcagacgcttttatgcaaagcgacttacaaatgagaacaatagaagcaatcagaccaacgagagaacaacaacggtatacaagtaccatgacaagtctcagttagtctagtacagaacacgtagcaaggttgttgttgttttttctcccaagaataggatagacaagaaaaggtaagtgctagtattagttggtcaagtgctggtgaaaaagataagcctttagatgttttttgaaaatgagtaaagactcagctgttcgaattgagatcaggaggtcattccaccagctgggcgcagtccaggaaaaggtctgtgagagtgattttgaacctctttgggatggcaccacaagacgtcgttcacttgcagagcgcaagcttctggagggcgtaTAAgtttgaactaatgagcttaggtatgttggtgccgtgccagtgttcgttttgtaggcaagcatcagtaccttgaatttgatgcgagcggctactggtagccagtgtaacctgatgaggagaggagtaacatgagctgtttttgactcattgaagacaaccctcgctgctgcattctggatcagttgtagaggcttgatagtacatagGGTTGTAAATGGACATGTAAACTGGAGATTTTTTGCCCTTACCTAAGCTcttgagctcttgttacattataatcctccacgtccgctcagttctcaaaactctggcaatttgataatacctagaatatcaaagtcaactgcgggcggcagatccttctcctatttagcgcccaaactctggaataaccttcctAACATTGTtgaggaggcagacacactcttgcagtttaaatctagattaaagacctatctctttaacctggcttacacataacatactaatacacttctaatatccaaatgcgttaaaggatttttaggctgcattaattaggtaaaccggaaccgggaacacttcacataacacccgatgtacttgctacatcattagaagaatggcatctacgctcatattagtctgtttctctcttattccgaggtcaccgtagccaccagatccagtctgtatccaagtcagagggtcactgcagtcacccggatccagtctgtatccagcccagatggtggatttctggtttctcccaaggttttttctccattctgtcactgatggagtttttggttccttgccgctgtcacctctggcttgcttagttggggacacttcatttacagcgatatcgttgacttgattgcaaattattgcacagatactatttaaactgaactgagctgcatgatgacatcactgaattcaatgatgaactgcctttaactgtcattttgcattattgacacactgttttcctaattaatgttgttcagttgctttgacgcaatcttttttgtttaaagcactatataaataaagatgacttgacttgacttgacttgacttgactaagcCACATACCTTTTATGTAGATATCAgagaacaaattaaaattttgtgtcaatgcattctatggcacctttaaaacaGAAGTCTTCAACAAGAGCATTTACCATCAATTAACAACCAGTCTGTCTGCGGGTTTAAATGTTATCAATAAAACTCCATTTCCCTCTGGAGAAAATTAATTGCATTAGTTCTGGAACCAGTTGTTGCACTCTTGTGACAGTTTCTTGTGCATTTCACTCTTTAATGTGAAAACATCTTTTTCATTGGCAAAGAAATCTCTTCCTGCACCTTTTACAGAAGCGGTTTGGCTGATTGGTTGAAAACAACCTGTGCTCGCGCCTGTGATCGTGTACTTCCGGGTGTCGCGCCAGCGGAGCAGCTGCCATTGAATGAACGGGCGCGTTCCCGTGAGCGGAGGAGCGGCGGCGTGACGGTAACCGAATTACTGTTTCCCTGTAGTTTACAGTCTGTAAACGATTCGATAGTAGCGGATATAAGGACAACGAACAGCAGTGAGCACTAGACTGATTCTCATGCTTTCTCCAATAAATTATCTGTTTATGTCGCCACTGAAAGCAGCGAATCAATAGACAGAACCCGAGAAACATATTACATGCATGCGGTTTTTCAGCATGAATAAAGTCCATAGACACGTGCATTTTCAATGCAGTGCAAACAACACTGAGTTCAGTAATAAAATCCCTacagaacttccgtttctgatcTGATCGCAGTTATTAATTCAGACACGATTGTAACAGTGACAGCAATAAACCCCAGAGAGAAACATCATATCAGGTTTACAGTGATAGTCaatgttttggattttttaaatagaaaatagatgTAACATTTACTTTATGAATCATTATCAGCTACAACAATGAATAAAACTTGACaagaattgaaaaagaaaaaaattacaatatgcaGAAAAAGTTCTTATAATAGCAAGAAATATTACTGAATGTCTTAATAGAGTAAGAACAGAGAGAGGTGAGACAGAATCTCTTCAGTCATCTGAAAGTGTTTCAGATCCGGAGTGGCTTAACATTCACACAGCAGGATAACTGGAAATCCTCTCACATCATATTCGTGAGTGATGATAGGATGAATTCAGCATTCACTAAATACTAATAATGACTTTCTTCTCTGTATCTGCTCCAACAGTTGTAACAGTTTGCAGGTGTAAAAAAGGAACATTTCGAGTTACGCTTCtgtaaagatggagtttattaaagaggagagtgaagacgtgaGTGATGCAGAAAcgcaaagagagaaagaagaagaaactgaGGAACAGAGAGGTTGGTGATGATTATCGATTCTTCTTTAATGACTGATGTGTGTGGGGAAAAAATCATATGAGCcgttaaataataaattagtttatttcCCCAGGTTCTCGGGTGGGGAGTGACGGCACACAAAAACGATTGTTCTGTGTGTACATCGGGTTTGAAGTCACGGTTCAGAATGTTTTCAGGACAGCAGgggaaacaataaataaaataatgcattttttttcttttttattaaacagtggcTTGTTGAATAAACTATGGCTCAgtctttaaacaaaaatgactgCTGCAACACACTCTTCATACTGCAGTTTAGTGCTGGTGTGAATGGAGAAGAGATCTGAAGTGCGTCCACttttgaatgtaaaatatttggcaatatatattttagtcagaattatagcTCTCCTATTCTAATGTGCTCCGTCTGTCTGATGTTCATGCACACACCGCCGCTCCTTCAGTGAAGTCTGTGCAATCTAACAGAGACTCACTTGATATTAGAAAAAATGGAGATCATGTATatgtacaaatattattataagatGTAAGTTATGAGCTGAGGAAAATATGTCTGAATTGCATTAAACAGCACGCATCTGACAGACTCCTTTATACTGTATGCTTATGATTTAGTTTGAAGCGCAACATTTctcagtttcatttcatttaacttgaagtactaaatgAACTATaactaattattactattaaactaaaacggacaaaaacacacaacaagatGATAAAACCAgctatttttttcagtttgtataaTAAGATTAGGTGTAATCCAGATATTCAGCACCTCGTTGACCTCATTGTCTGAATTGGTTCTAGATCTGCTGGAAGTGAAGGTGGAAAGTGAAGAAGTGAATGAAGATCATCAGAAGATCATATTCGGAGAACGATCACAGACTGAAGATGACTTCTCCCAGAAGAGAGCAGGAGCCAAGAAATCTCcgttcagctgctctcagtgtggaaagtgtttcacgCTCAAAGTAAACCTCAACAGCCACATCAGAATCCACAGTGGAGAGAGAAACTTCAGCTGTCTGCAGTGCGGCAGCAGCTTCTTCAAGAACGCAGATCTGAAGAGACACTTACAGACTCACAGCGGAGAGAAGCCCTACAGCTGCCCGCACTGCTCCAAGAGCTTCACACGCAAGGAGAGCCTGGAGAACCACATCcggatccacaccggagagaagccctTCACCTGCCTCCTGTGTGACAAGAGCTTCATCCGCAAGGGTCACTTTAAGAACCACATGCGGATTCACTCTGGAGAGAGACCGTTCACGTGTCACGAGTGCGGGAAGAGCTTCACACAGGCTACGATCCTCAGAAACCACCAGCACTCACACTCTGGAGAACGACCCTTCGGCTGCGATCTGTGCGGAAAGAGCTTCATCTCAGCAAAACACCTAAAAATACACCAGAAAATCCATCAGAAGCTCTTCCTGTGCTCCTTCTGTGGAAAGATGTTTTCACAGCTGGGTTACCTGAAGGAGCACCAGAagatccacaccggagagaaagcTCACGTGTGCTCGGTGTGCGGAAACAGCTTCTCCAGAGCCAAATATCTGAAGGAACATCAGAAAGTCCATACAGGAGAAAAACCCTACAAGTGCTCGCACTGCGACAAGAGTTTCAGTCAGTCAGGGAACCTGAAGATACACGAGagagttcacaccggagagaaaccgtacCACTGTCCCCCGTGTGGACGGAGCTTCATCACCTCCAGCGCTCTGCTGTCGCACAGGCGAAACTGTCTCCCGAAGTTATCAAGTGAGCAGGAATCAACAGAGAAACTCAAATGTTTTCTTGCAAAGTCATTTTCTTGAACAGCTCTTTCTAGATTACGTTAACTGTGTGTAGTAGCATTCATCAGACGTATGATGTGTATTATTTCTCCATGCACATTGTTAACAAATTAACTGTATCAGTCACAGTTTGTGTGAGGTGGTGAATTGAAAAGAACAGTGAGAACGTGAAGAGATCAGAAGAGTGCTGGAAACCTATCAACCACAGCattgataaaaatgaaataaggACCTTTGCAATACACAAACTGTGTACTTTGCATTATTTGGCCACATGTTCAttcattgctgaataaagtatattaatactatttatttaaaactttaactaagACCACTGTATTGTGCTTGGATTGCACATTATGAAATGTCAATAAATGAGAGCaaaatgttcaattcaattcaagtttatttgtatagcgctttttacgatacaaatcattgcaaagcaactttacagaaaattaagtttctacaatatttagtagtagcttatcagtgatgactgtcagtttatgtgcatacgccagaaatgttcagaaaaatcaataaaagacgtaaacaaacagatgattaacactattaacagcaattatgcaatcaaacttatagcaaaatgtgtaagttctgtatgttgtctctgggttagcatcatctgaggtcctctgaggggttggcatcatctcttctcaggtgttctggatccagactggagcttgtgtaaatcctagttaccacgggatgtaaatccagcagaaacagagaaacaaatagagacataattagcgtagctgctgttccagccaagcaaaattaattagtttaacccaagctaaagaatgaTAATGCGCATTTgaacagatataactgcagtccaaaattatgagatgcattatttcaatgcttggccaaagagatgtgtttttaatctagatttaaacagaggaagtgtgtctgaacccccgaacattatcaggaaggctattccagagtttgggagacaaatgcaaaaaagctctacctcctttagtggactgtGCTAttctaggtactatcaaaagtccagcgttttgtgaccttagggagcgtgatgggttgtagcgtggtagaagactagttaggtatgcaggagctaaaccattaagggccttataagtaagtaataatattttgtaactgatacagaacttaataggtagccagtgcagaaactgtagtattggggtaatatgatcatattttcttgacctggtaaggactctagccgctgcattttggactacctgtagcttgtttattgaggatgcaggacaaccacctagcagtgcattacaatagtccagtctagaggtcatgaatgcatgaactagcttttctgcatcaggaacaggtaacatgtttcatagcttgggcaatgtttctaagatggaagaatgctgtttttgtaacacgggaaatatgattttcaaaagacaagttactgtctaatataacacccagatttttgactgtagaggaagtaacagtacatccgtctaattgcaaattgtaattcacgagattctgtgtaatgttttttggtccaataagtaatatctctgtcttatctgaatttaataggagaaaattattggtcatccaatcttttcaattcaatcatttttaacacactgttagtttagataatttagaagtttcatctggccttgttgagatatatagttgagtatcatcagcataacagtggaaattaatcctgtattttctaataatattaccaaggggcaacatgtatattgaaaacagcagaggacctaggacagatccttgtggcactccatattttactggtgataaatgagatgaatccccatttaaataaacaaagtggtagcgatcggacaggtagcaTCTAAGCCATCTTAAAgactgcccttggatacctgtatagttttgtaatcaatctatgagtatgtggtgatctatggtgtcgaacgcagcactaagatcaagtaaaactagcaatgagatgcagccttggtctgatgcaagaagcaagtcattaataataataacaatttcagTTCCATTACTATGACTGAAACCCAAACCAAActcaaaatatacataaatttttcatttgcagtaaggagcacaattgagcagacacaaattttttctaaaattttagacataaatggaagatttgaaatgggtctgtaatttgccagttcactaggatctagttgtggtttcttaataagaggcttaataaccgccagcttgaatggttttgggacgtgacctaaagataacgatgagttaataatattgagaagcggtttttctgctacaggtaacaactctttcaggaatttagtgggtacaggatctaataaacatgttgttggtttagatgcagtgataagtttatttagctcttcctgtcctatagttgcaAAGCACAGCAGTtaatctttgggtgcgatggataaaactaaagtattagatgctgtagaatctacgtttgctattgtatttctgatgttatctattttatcagtgaagaaattcataaagtcattactatttaactgtgagggaatatttagatcgggtagcgtctggttatttgttaatctagccactgtgctaaataaaaaccttggattgttttggttgttttctatgagtttgtggatatgctcggccctggcagtttttagagcctgtctatagctggacatactgtttttccacgcaattctaaaaacttccgagttagtttttctccatttgcgctcaagactacgagtttctttcttgagagagtgggtattactgtaagatagtgcccatgttgccagtcattttgtctagttcatgtgtatttatgggtacacagagcagttgagataaatcaggcaggttatttgtgaatctgtctttggtggcgggaacaatagttctgcccggacgataacacgaagccatatagttaatatcatcaatacgcagaatgcacgatacaaggaaatggtcaataacatcatcactttgaggtacgatatctatatcagtaagatcgattccatgctgTAACAGTCAAACctgttaacatgtttttttttcgttGTACCTCTACTACTCACCATGAGGGGGCAACAAGGAGTAATACTCTGATGTATAAAACTGGTGTAGAGAGTAGAAGTAGTAGATTGGTAATGGAGGAATAAGCATGGCTTATGGCTCCAAACAATCATTGGTCCTGATTGGGAAACTTAGAGTTTCATGCTCAGTCTGAAGTAAGCATTGTTTCTTTTATATCGACTTAAATGTTGACTGTTATTTATGTAGttatatataactatttaatGTGATTCTTTTTGTAGAAGGACTCCACATTCTGTGGGAGACATCTTTCTCTTTTACATGCCTGTCTGAAACCTTGTCTGAAACATGTCAATGAAGTGAATGTAGAGGCAATGTGAAATACTGCTGTGGATCCTGAAATCGGATTGTGCCACACTAGTGATTTTGAAGACTTGGGTTTACTGTGATTCGATATCAACACAAAGGTTTGCACGTGGAAACTTTGGGATGTTTTGGGATTGGGACATGAGCTTTCGTGGACATTCATGGATTAGAGTGTGGTGAATGGACTTTCAGGATTATTGTCTTCGTCATTATCGTCGGCGTCagcatcgtcatcatcatcaacGTCACCCAAAAACAGATAAGACTTATATTTCTATGCTGTTGGTTTTTGAGGGTAAAAACATGTACGATTTCTGTGTGTGTCAATGAAAGGGtctaaaaagataaaacaatatgcaaatgaatgagaagtatttatttattgatttttttatattacagacTTGTTAAGGTCGTATTGAAACATAGTTAATGATTCCACCCTATAAAAACAGAGTTATAACTAATACCATTGTGAGATCAAGGAAACGGTTAtaatgcgatataattaaatctagcgtattattaaaacgatgagtgggaccggtgacattttgctttactccaaaacagtttaataagtcagtaaacgcaagtcctaatgcatcatttgtattatcaatgtgagtgttaaaatctccaaaaattagcgctttatcagcggtaaccaacaggtctgagaggaaatctccaaattcttttaggaattctgtatacggccctggtggtctatacacagtagccagagcaagagatacgatagatttcttttgcatatctgacaatgtaacattaagcataagtatttcaaatgatttaaacctgtatcctgttttctgggtaacattgagaatatcactatatattgttgcaacacctcccccacgaccagtctgatggggctcatgcttataacagtagtttgatggagtagactcatttagaccaatataatcttttggttttagccaggtttcagtcaagcagagtacatcaaaactattatctgtgatcatttcatttaca
Above is a genomic segment from Cyprinus carpio isolate SPL01 chromosome A2, ASM1834038v1, whole genome shotgun sequence containing:
- the LOC109074867 gene encoding zinc finger protein 239-like, producing the protein MEFIKEESEDVSDAETQREKEEETEEQRDLLEVKVESEEVNEDHQKIIFGERSQTEDDFSQKRAGAKKSPFSCSQCGKCFTLKVNLNSHIRIHSGERNFSCLQCGSSFFKNADLKRHLQTHSGEKPYSCPHCSKSFTRKESLENHIRIHTGEKPFTCLLCDKSFIRKGHFKNHMRIHSGERPFTCHECGKSFTQATILRNHQHSHSGERPFGCDLCGKSFISAKHLKIHQKIHQKLFLCSFCGKMFSQLGYLKEHQKIHTGEKAHVCSVCGNSFSRAKYLKEHQKVHTGEKPYKCSHCDKSFSQSGNLKIHERVHTGEKPYHCPPCGRSFITSSALLSHRRNCLPKLSSEQESTEKLKCFLAKSFS